The following coding sequences lie in one Lysobacter capsici genomic window:
- the pnp gene encoding polyribonucleotide nucleotidyltransferase, giving the protein MAKITKTFQYGNHQVTLETGEIARQAGGSVIVKMDDTVLLVAAVAAKSAREGQDFFPLTVDYQEKFYAGGRIPGGFFKREGRATEKETLISRLIDRPIRPLFPEDYKNEVQIIATVMSMNPEVDGDIPALIGASAALALAGTPFQGPIGAAKVGYKNGQYLLNPTATELLDSELELVVAGTSNAVLMVESEAKMLSEEVMLGAVMFGHREMQKVINIINELVVEAGTKPSSWEAPAKNDALIGALKEAVGTQLDQAFQVRDKLQRRDAISAIKKDVLQGLAGRAEADGWHGAELSKEFGELEYQTMRNSVLSTKVRIDGRALDTVRPIASRVGVLPRTHGSSLFTRGETQAIVVATLGTARDGQIIDAVSGEYKEHFLFHYNFPPYSVGECGRMMGPKRREIGHGRLAKRGVLAVMPTMEEFPYTIRIVSEITESNGSSSMASVCGSSLALMDAGVPIKAPVAGIAMGLVKEDDNFVVLSDILGDEDHLGDMDFKVAGTATGISALQMDIKIQGITEEIMKVALDQAKAGRLHILGEMAHALTESRTELSEYAPRLLTMKIHPDKIREVIGKGGSTIQAITKETGTQIDIQDDGTIVIASVNAAAAQAAKARIDQIVSDVEPGRIYEGKVAKIMDFGAFVTILPGKDGLVHVSQISSERVEKVSDKLKEGDIVKVKVLEVDKQGRIRLSIKAVEEGEGVAAE; this is encoded by the coding sequence GTGGCAAAAATTACCAAGACCTTCCAGTACGGCAACCATCAGGTAACCCTGGAGACCGGCGAAATCGCCCGTCAGGCCGGCGGTTCCGTGATCGTCAAGATGGACGACACCGTATTGCTGGTGGCAGCCGTCGCCGCCAAGAGCGCGCGCGAGGGCCAGGACTTCTTCCCGCTGACCGTGGATTACCAGGAGAAGTTCTACGCCGGCGGTCGCATCCCGGGCGGCTTCTTCAAGCGTGAAGGCCGTGCGACCGAGAAGGAAACGCTGATCTCGCGCCTGATCGACCGTCCGATCCGTCCGCTGTTCCCGGAAGACTACAAGAACGAAGTCCAGATCATCGCGACCGTCATGTCGATGAATCCGGAAGTCGACGGCGACATCCCGGCGCTGATCGGCGCGTCCGCCGCGCTGGCGCTGGCCGGCACCCCGTTCCAGGGCCCGATCGGTGCGGCCAAGGTCGGTTACAAGAACGGCCAGTACCTGCTCAACCCGACCGCGACCGAACTGCTCGACTCCGAGCTCGAACTCGTCGTCGCCGGCACCTCCAACGCGGTGCTGATGGTCGAATCCGAAGCCAAGATGCTGTCCGAAGAGGTCATGCTCGGCGCGGTGATGTTCGGCCATCGCGAAATGCAGAAGGTCATCAACATCATCAACGAGCTGGTCGTCGAAGCCGGCACCAAGCCGTCCTCGTGGGAAGCTCCGGCCAAGAACGACGCGCTGATCGGCGCGCTCAAGGAAGCCGTCGGCACCCAGCTCGACCAGGCCTTCCAGGTGCGCGACAAGCTGCAGCGCCGCGACGCCATCAGCGCGATCAAGAAGGACGTGCTGCAGGGCCTCGCCGGCCGCGCCGAAGCCGACGGTTGGCACGGCGCCGAGCTGTCGAAGGAATTCGGCGAGCTCGAGTACCAGACCATGCGCAACTCGGTGCTCAGCACCAAGGTCCGCATCGACGGCCGCGCGCTCGACACCGTGCGTCCGATCGCCTCGCGCGTCGGCGTGCTGCCGCGCACCCACGGCTCCTCGCTGTTCACCCGCGGCGAGACCCAGGCGATCGTGGTCGCCACCCTGGGCACCGCGCGCGACGGTCAGATCATCGACGCCGTCTCGGGCGAGTACAAAGAGCACTTCCTGTTCCACTACAACTTCCCGCCCTATTCGGTCGGTGAGTGCGGCCGCATGATGGGCCCGAAGCGTCGCGAAATCGGCCACGGCCGCCTCGCCAAGCGCGGCGTGCTCGCGGTGATGCCGACGATGGAAGAGTTCCCGTACACCATCCGCATCGTGTCGGAAATCACCGAGTCCAACGGCTCGTCCTCGATGGCCTCGGTCTGCGGCAGCTCGCTGGCGCTGATGGATGCCGGCGTGCCGATCAAGGCGCCGGTCGCGGGCATCGCGATGGGCCTGGTCAAGGAAGACGACAACTTCGTCGTCCTGTCCGACATCCTGGGCGACGAAGATCACCTCGGCGACATGGACTTCAAGGTCGCCGGCACCGCCACGGGCATCTCGGCGCTGCAGATGGACATCAAGATCCAGGGCATCACCGAAGAGATCATGAAGGTCGCGCTGGACCAGGCGAAGGCCGGCCGTCTGCACATCCTCGGCGAGATGGCGCATGCCCTCACCGAGTCGCGCACCGAGCTGTCCGAGTACGCGCCGCGCCTGCTGACCATGAAGATCCATCCGGACAAGATCCGCGAAGTGATCGGCAAGGGCGGCTCGACCATCCAGGCGATCACCAAGGAAACCGGCACCCAGATCGACATCCAGGACGACGGCACCATCGTCATCGCCTCGGTCAACGCCGCCGCCGCGCAGGCCGCGAAGGCGCGCATCGACCAGATCGTGTCCGACGTCGAGCCGGGCCGCATCTACGAAGGCAAGGTCGCCAAGATCATGGACTTCGGTGCGTTCGTGACGATCCTGCCGGGCAAGGACGGTCTGGTCCACGTGTCGCAGATCTCCAGCGAGCGCGTCGAGAAGGTCAGCGACAAGCTCAAGGAAGGCGACATCGTCAAGGTCAAGGTGCTGGAAGTCGACAAGCAGGGCCGCATCCGCCTGTCGATCAAGGCCGTGGAAGAAGGCGAGGGCGTCGCGGCCGAGTAA
- the rpsO gene encoding 30S ribosomal protein S15, whose translation MSIDTSKVIEDNKRGANDTGSPEVQVALLTARIEQLTGHFKQHKQDHHSRRGLLMMVNRRRSLLDYLKRKDAERYKALIEKLGLRR comes from the coding sequence ATGTCGATCGACACCAGCAAGGTTATTGAAGACAACAAGCGCGGCGCCAACGACACCGGTTCGCCGGAAGTCCAGGTCGCTCTGCTCACCGCTCGCATCGAGCAGCTCACCGGTCACTTCAAGCAGCACAAGCAGGATCACCACAGCCGTCGTGGCCTGCTGATGATGGTCAACCGCCGTCGCAGCCTGCTCGATTACCTCAAGCGTAAAGATGCCGAGCGTTACAAGGCCCTGATCGAGAAGCTCGGTCTGCGCCGTTAA